One Arachis hypogaea cultivar Tifrunner chromosome 2, arahy.Tifrunner.gnm2.J5K5, whole genome shotgun sequence genomic window, gcaaaattaaaaaaaaaaaagaaaaactcacAGGCCAAGGACGCAGCGAGTGACGTCACGCCCTTTATCGAGACACTTTTCAGGGTTCTGATCCTTCTTCTTGCATTTGAGAAATTCCACGTTCTCTGCTTGGCATCTTACCCCAATGTGCTTCGATGCCGCCATCAAAACCGATGATGTCGGGATCGGGTTTCCAGCTGCATCTACCGCGCTCGCCATATCCGAATTCTGCTTGGTTCccgagaaaatgaaagaaaactaCTAAGAAACGGAAAAATCGGAGGAAAAAATGGAACTTTTAATTGGAAAGATGAAATCAAATTGAGATTAGAGGAGCCTCTACCTTGAATTTGAGTAATTTGAAGTCGTATTTGTGAATTGAGGAAGGAGAGAACAGAATGAAGATTAGGGCAGTGCTCTTGTTGTAAGTGGGGAGCGGATCCTCTCCGGTGTAAAAAACTGGATGGTGTTAATGGTTGAATCTTGTCcgtctaaatttttttaagaaaatcaaCTGTCaagattaaaagagatttatttttaattctctctCCTTTAGCTTCATGACTTCTCGTCTGATCTTTTCATAGAGTGTCTCCATGAAATCCAATGCTATAAATAATTATTCAGAttataatgtttttttttattttaatttgttatcatTAATCTTTGAATAAACTTTATCAGAAACGATTTCATTAGTTTGGAAAAATACTTCACGTAATTTAATTTCAACTTATTTATTCTCTCTccgtatatttttattatctaaaatAATATCCTGTAAAttcaattgtaaaaaaaaaaaaagattgtttCAGAAGATtgataaaaaatttgttttagaaactcaaacttaaatttttttcatgAACATTTCAACAAATATCAATCTCTGATAGAAACTTGTTTTctttatttacaaaaaaattgtttttggttgaattattttataattaaaaaaatagcaattattttattgttgaccgtagaaaagaaaagaaagggaaaaaaaagtaaaagaagaagttggatataaaaaatagattttttttttgttgaaagacataattattaaaaaaataatgagttGCATCAACCAAAACACTAAATCAATATAAGAAATCCAAAAAGAGCTTTAGAATGGAGATGTaaatctctctctttttccttttttatttttagtaatagtgtaactcttttttaaaagaatttggaTGGACAAGATTCAACAATTGAGAttatcaagttttttttttctaccaGAGAGAATTCACTCTCTTGTAAGAGGACTGGGGTAGAGTCACTCTGATTCAGGTAGAAATGCTAAAATGTGTCGTGGTTGTATAATATTAAATCcaaaaagtatattttaaattattatgaaagaaataaatcataaatttatgaatttaattttgataaattattagtataaaataattttacacttgAATCTAATCACATGACgttatataacaaaaaataattattatttttattgacctCGTGAATAGTAGattgtcagtgcatcaaaattaaattcaaaatttattttttattattattagagtaaagtatactttttgcaatttcttttaaaaataccCCTAGCTTTTAGTTGCATCCAATTTTGtctctaacattttttattttcatcaaaATTATCCCTAGATGTTAACTCTATGTAAAATGTCAGGGATGAAATTAAAAACTTCTAAGGATAGTTTTGACACATAAAAAAACATTAGAGACAAAATTGAATAAATCaaaaatgttagaaataaaattgaataaaatattaactctcaTACCACCATCctccctcttttcttttcttccgttCTCCCTCTTCACCCTCTTTCTCACAACCCTTCTTCTTTCACCGTGAACCCACCACCGAGAAATTTTCCTCCACCGTCTCCCTCCCATTGCCACGCGGTCCAAACACACTCCCCACACCCCAATCTCTCTCACACTCATTCTCTAACAAATTGCTCGGAGCTCACTGCTCATTCCAAATACCACAACACCATCAAAGCTCACCTCAACAACTTGACCCACCTCCATTTATCGCCAACGCACGCTCGTCGTGCCTCTTGCTAGATCTTCCGCATCGTTATCCTTGGAAGAAGAACATTAAACCAAACAAAATCCAAAATTTGAAAACTCTAAACAATTAAATCAAACCATCaatatcaatcaacaaaaattaagGTAAGTAGTGGGCAAAGTACCACTGTGTTGAATGGTGAGGCGGTGAGGAGGAGGGTTGAGAGAGGGAGACAGTGGCGCTATTACTGACTGAAAGGGAGACAGCGACGCATCGAGCCCAGGGACGGACACAACGGCGTGACGAGTTTAAAGACGCAGATGGCGGCGTGAGGAATGAGCAACGATGAAGGAGAGTTGGACGGAGGTGCTGCAACGGGTTGGAGGGAGGGGCTGTGACGTATTGAGAAGGAAGACAGCAGCATTGTTGGGAGAGAGGGAGTTACGGGTTGAGAGAGCGAGTTACGAGTTGAGAGACAAAAAGATGAAGAGTTAAAAATGAAAGAGGTAGAGGTGTTATCCTGAAAGACGAAGAAGGAGAGATATGTGGTAAGGTCTGGGTGTCACATCATTTTTTTTATGACAGAACTAGATGGAAGGGTCAATTTGAGTCATGTCTTAAAGTTCAGGATATAAATTGGTTCAATTGAAAATCATTACATAACTAGTTTAGATTCTTGTACGATGTTCGTgtgatgccaaaaaaaaaaattctattaaatttatattttcattagaGTTTTTCAAGATATATTACTACATCTAAAGATTGTACCACTTCAACTATAACCCCTAAAAGCTACATGACTGTTTGATAAAAGTATGTGCAAAATGAAGTGCACCGGTCTTTGCATGGTTTGGTGTTGAGAATTTCTTAGATAAGAAAATCAATGCTACTAGATTTTTCAAATATAATGCTTCTCATTTCAGTGCTCCTCTTTTATATATTGAGCATAGGTATTATGAAAAATCATTTCTATTTAGATCATATAAAAAAGCTTTATAATCAACATATGTTTCTATTCCTTTTCTTTCCAACGCTTTATGCAaaggtggatactacaatgaagatggcataattgtcttcatatgagtatatttctttttgacctttggatgatggattgtatggttagattttgatatttataaaagtgttgtttttgtttaaagtgtggctaaataaataaaccacacttttaaccaaagcatcttcatgagaagatatttttgccatcttcattgtagtatccaccttaTGCAAATGATTGAGAAAATCGCGTTGAGTATTTGAACTTCTAAAATTGATGAAGATATCATATTTGATGTGACGAGAATGGGAGGTATCAAAACCAATCGAAAGATGAGTGATTTGATGTGACTTGCCTATGTAATTACCAGAACAAACTGTTGAAATAACATGGACGTGATGTTCATTATAATCTAAAAAATTCACATGCAtaactaaataatatatgtaataaGTGTATAACTTGTTTAGATTCCCttgcattatttttattatcgcAAGAATAGTtgagtaatatataataattgtaTAACTAGTTTAGATTCTCGTACAATGTTCATACGATACGAAGAAAATTTTTGCAGACTAGATGCTATGATAAATAGATCTGATGATCTAGATGACTAGGCATGAGATTGACAAGCATGTATCGAGATGGTTAATCCAATTGGTAGTGATGCTAATGTATAACTAGTTTAGATTCTCGTGCAATCCTCGTGTCATGCACAAAAAATTTCTATTTAGTTTATATTTAGACCACTTCAACTGTAACCCTGAAAGCTACATCACTTTCCAATAAAGAtattaataaatttcaaaaactagAGTAGTCCAAAATCAGGTGCACCAATTTTTACATGGTTGGGTGCTGAGGATTCCTTAGAACAGAGAATCAATACTGATAGATTTCTCAAAGAAAATGCTCCTCATttcaatgatcttcttctatataTTGAGCATAGATAGATTTAGATCACATAAAGAAGCTTTGAGAAATGCAAGTTCCATGGAGTATTTGAATTCAGCGCAAGCAATAGCAAACTATGCTGCTATTCTACACATCATGAAAACTTTGAATGCCATAATTCTCCAATACTTGATTATGGAGGCTCTTATGGTAGAATGCTTGCAGCATGGTTACATTGAAAGTATCCTCATGTTGCCCATGCTGCTTTGGCTTTATTAGCTCCCATTCTTTATTTTGATGGTATTGTCCCACAACATGTTAGAGAAACAAGTGAGAGTTGCTATCATGCTATACAAAAATCTTGGTATAAAATTGAGGAAATACCCAAAAAGCCTCATGATGACCTCTCAATTTTTAGCAAGAGATTTGAGATttgaagaaaaatgagaaaagttGAAGTTTCAAATGACTATTTTCATCATGTGAATTACACTGCTGCTCAGTACAATGCACATTAGTTTGGAAGATATGTGATCATTGATGGAGCAGCTAATAAAACAAATATCATTGGTAAAATATTCGAAGTTGTTGTAGCTTTTAATCACTATAAAAATTCTTCATGCTATGATATAAATAGATCTGATGATCCAGATGAACCGTCTCTAGATGAATATGCATGAGATTCACAAGCATGTAGCTAGATGGTTAATCCAGTTGGTGTTGATGACAATGCATAACTAGTTTAGATTCGCATAGGATATACGTGCGATCCTCATGTCATGCACAAAGAAtttctattcaatttatatttttattagaagtTCTTGAATTTATATCGTATTAATTCATTTAAtcagtatattttatattattcaattcaatatatattttatttttatggcgTACAAATCAAAATTTGTAGCATGCGAGTATCACAATTTGTCCATATCCTTTATCTTGACGAGCTCATCCAAATATCATTTTGTAGATGCATAATCTTCTAATAATATGAGCAGTAAAATGTGTGATTGCTCAATTACCCTAAAAAATGCTAATGACCATTCATTGCCTTCTCTAAATATGTAATCAACATATGTTTCAACTCTTTCTTTCCACTCCTTTATGCAAATGACTGAGAAACCACATTGGGTGTTTAAACTTCTTAAACTAATAAAGACATCATATTTGATCTGGGGAGCATGGgatgcaaaaataaaagaaaccgaAAGATGAGTGATTTGATGTGAATTATCTTCATAATGATCAAAACCAACTGTTGAACAACTTGGGCTTGTTGTTCGTCATAGTCTAGAACATTCACTTGCATAACTAAGTAATATATGTAATTACTGTATAACTCATTTAAATTTCCATGAATTGTTTTATTACCTCTAGAATAGTTGAGTAATAATATATGTAAACTACATAACTAGTTTAGATTCTCGTTCGAAGTTCGTGCAAAACCAAGAAAAACTTTTATTTAGAATTTTCTAAGAAATATTACTACACCCAAAGAATAGACCACTTTAACTATAACCCTAATAGCTACACCACTTTCCAATAAAGATACATGATAAATTTCAAGAAATGGAGTCGTGTAGAATTAGGTGCACCAATCTTTGTATGGCTTGGTGCTGAGAATTTCTTAGAACAAGAAATCAATAGTGCTGGATTTTTCAAAGATCATGCTCCTCATttcaatgatcttcttctatatgTTGAGCATAGGTATTATGAAAAATCATTTACATTTGGATCATATAAAGAATCTTTGAGAAATCCAAGTACCATGGAGTATTTGAACTCAGCGTAGGCATTAGCAGACTTAATTATGCTATTGTTTGTCTACACatcaagaaaactttgaatgctcATAATTCTCCTAAACTTGATTATAGAGGCTCTTATGGTGGAGTGATTGTAGCAAGATTTTGTCGAAAGTATCCTCATATTGCTCATGGTGCTTTAGCTTCATCAGCTCCAATTCTTTGTTTTGATGGAATAGTCCCACAACATGGATATTACTATGTTGTAACTTGAGATTTTAGAGAAACGAGTGAGAGCTATTACCATACTATCCAAAAATAttggtaagaaaaaaaaaagagaaaatttgatGTTCTGAAGGACTATCAGTACAACATCATTAATTGAGAGGATATGTGGTGTCTTTGATGTAGTAACTAATAAAACAGATATTATTGGTCAGATATTTGAAGTTAATGTAGCTTATAGCCACTTTAAAAATTCTTTATGTTATGATATAAATAGATCTGATGATCCAGATGAACAACCTCTAGATTACTAGGCATGTGACTAATAAGCATGCAGCGAGATGGTTAATTCAATTGGTGTTGATGAGAATGTATAACTAGTCTAGATTCTTGTGCAATCCTTGTGTCTTGCACAAAAAATCTCTACTTAGTTTATATTGAAGTTCTTGAATTTATATAGTAGTAATTCATTTAATCAGTATATGTTATATTATTCAAttcaatatatattaaatttttatggtGTACATTTGATAAATCAAAATTGTAGCATGTGAGTATCACAATTTGTCCATACTTTTTCACATGTTCAATTGTCTTGAAGAGCTCATCCAAATATCATTTTGAAGATGtataattttctaataatatgAGCAATGGAATTTGTGATTGCTCAATTGCCGTAAAAAATGCTGATAACTATTCATTGCCTTCTCTAAGTTTGTAAATTGTGATCAACATAtgttttaactcttttttttttctaatgctTTATGAAAATGACTAAGAAAACTGCATTGTGTGCTTGAACATCTAAAACGATTAAAGACATCATATTTTATCTAGGAAGCATGGGAGGTATCAAAAGAAATCAAAGGATGAATGATTTGATGTGAATCACCTTGGTAATTACCAGAACTAACTACTGAACAACTTGGGCTTGCAATTCGTCATACTCTAGAACATTCACCTGGATAACTAAGTAATATATGTAATAAGTGTATAACTCATTTGGATTCCCATGAATTATGTTTAGTATCGCTATATTAGTtgagtaatattatatataaattgtaTAACTAGTTTAGATTCTCATTCAAAAGTCGTGCGA contains:
- the LOC112754007 gene encoding NADH dehydrogenase [ubiquinone] 1 alpha subcomplex subunit 8-B translates to MASAVDAAGNPIPTSSVLMAASKHIGVRCQAENVEFLKCKKKDQNPEKCLDKGRDVTRCVLGLLRDLHQKCTKEMDDYVGCMYYRTNEFDMCRKEQQAFEKKCTLE
- the LOC140177416 gene encoding uncharacterized protein, which produces MINFKKWSRVELGAPIFVWLGAENFLEQEINSAGFFKDHAPHFNDLLLYVEHRYYEKSFTFGSYKESLRNPSTMEYLNSAGSYGGVIVARFCRKYPHIAHGALASSAPILCFDGIVPQHGYYYVVT